Proteins encoded by one window of Macaca fascicularis isolate 582-1 chromosome 10, T2T-MFA8v1.1:
- the FAM209A gene encoding protein FAM209A: MARVASAQGLCDITKGLAPGAQSPSCEGKQTHHEHLPSPSLLTMWTLKWFLVLLLCLTCSYASMFSSRREKTSEPQGKVPYGGHFRIQQNQPEHAQGWLGSKWLWLLFVVVLFVILKFQRDNEKNKKQSPGLRGGQFHSLLKKKQNASLNKDCTFNTLHELEVELVRFVSTVRSLKGAMATGNVSNLKLRRSGTPTDPHRVTIYDIWGEESSS; the protein is encoded by the exons ATGGCCAGGGTGGCCTCAGCTCAGGGCCTCTGTGACATCACCAAGGGCCTGGCACCAGGTGCCCAGTCTCCCAGTTGCGAGGGCAAGCAAACCCATCATGAGCAtctcccttccccatctctgCTCACCATGTGGACGCTGAAATGGTTCCTGGTCCTGCTTCTGTGCCTCACCTGCAGCTATGCTTCTATGTTCTCTTCTCGGAGAGAGAAAACTAGCGAACCCCAGGGGAAGGTGCCGTACGGAGGGCACTTTCGGATTCAGCAGAATCAACCAGAGCACGCCCAAGGCTGGCTTGGGAGCAAATGGCTCtggcttttgtttgttgttgtgcTGTTTGTGATACTTAAGTTTCAAAGAGACAATGAGAAGAATAAG AAGCAGAGTCCTGGCCTTCGAGGCGGCCAATTTCATtctctattaaagaaaaaacaaaatgcttcCCTCAACAAAGACTGTACATTCAATACCTTACACGAACTCGAGGTGGAGCTTGTGAGATTTGTGTCCACAGTGCGGAGTCTTAAAGGTGCCATGGCAACAGGCAATGTCAGTAACCTCAAGCTTCGAAGGTCAGGGACGCCCACAGATCCACACCGTGTCACGATCTATGACATATGGGGAGAAGAAAGCTCTAGCTGA